Below is a window of Lacibacter sp. H407 DNA.
AAAAGCAGAAGGTCTTGCCCTGCATCCTATTGTTGTTACACGACGAAATTTTGGTTATGCCGATTATCCAGAGATCACATTCAAACTCAATTTTCCGCCCGAAGTAAATTTGTTTCGGGATGGTGCAGCCATTGAATGTTTTATTACAGGTGAAGAACCGGTGAAAGGCGTGCTGCTGAATCTCGATGGAAAGAATGGAGAGTTTCGATTATTTGCGCCCGACTTTCCTGATTGGATCGAAGATGATGGTGTTGGAATAAAATTGGCGCCTGATACACGTACCAGCAGCATCATGAAAAAAGTGATGCAGGGTTTGGAAAAAAATGAACCGCTTTTTCAACTGTTTGAACAACTGCATGCAGCCAATCCTGTAGCTGAAAGTTCTGCGCCCGCTGCAATGCCATCGCTTGATTTTCGAAATGCAAAACTCAATGCCAGTCAGCAACAAGCAGTTTCCGCTGTTGTACAAAATGAAAACATCTGCATTGTACATGGGCCTCCGGGTACAGGAAAAACAACCACTTTGATCGAAGCCATCCTTCAACTGATAAAAGCCGGAGAGAAAGTTATAGTTGCTGCCCCCAGCAATACCGCTGTGGATCATTTAGCTAAAGGCTTGATACAGCAAGGCGTTAACCTGTTACGTGTGGGTAACATCAGCAAAGTAGATGAACAGATCTTTACCCATACACCTGAAGGAAAATTAAAGACCAGCAATGCACAAAAAGAGATCAAGCAATTAAAAATAAGAGCGGAAGAATTCCGCAAGATGGCGTTGAAATACAAACGCAGTTTTGGCAAAGCAGAACGGGAACAACGAAGCTTGTTATTCAAAGAAGTAAAAAATATTCGTACAGAAATAAAAAAACTACAGGCCTACAACGAAGAAAAATTATTTGCTGAAGCAACTGTAATTGCCGGCACACCCATTGGTTTGTATGATGCAGGCATCAACCATCTTCATTTTCAAACATTGGTGATTGATGAAGCGGGGCAATGCATGGAACCCTTGGCATGGTGTATTTTTCCATTAGCAGATAAAGTTGTGTTAGCCGGTGATCATTGGCAGTTACCTCCTACCGTGTTAAGTCGGGAAGCAGCGGCACTTGGTTTCAACGAATCAATTTTAGAAAGAGCCGTCAGCAAAACCGAACATGTAATTCTGTTGAACACACAATACCGGATGCGGCAAGCGATTGCCGGTTTCAGCAGTCATTATTTTTATACGAACCTTTTGCATACGGCTGAGCATTTGCAAAACACGGGTGTGCATCTAACGTTTATTGATACAGCCGGATCAGGTTATAACGAAAAGCATGGACCGGACGGAAGCAGTTTGCAAAATGAAGGTGAGCTGGCAATTGTACAAAAGATCATGGAAACAGAAACACTCGATCTATTAACTACTGCTTTTATTTCACCTTATGCCGGACAGGTAAGTGCTGCAAAAGAATTATTGCCAAAACAACTCCGCATCAGCACCATCGATAGTTTTCAGGGACAGGAAAAAGAAGCGATCGTTCTGTCATTGGTAAGAAGTAATGATGAAGGTGAGATCGGCTTTTTGAAAGATTACCGACGTATGAACGTTGCCATGACAAGAGCGAAGGAACAACTATTTGTAATTGGCGATAGTGCAACCATAGGCGCTGATCCGTTCTATAATAAGTTCCTGACATATGTAGAAGAATATGGAACGTACAGAACGGTGTGGGAGTTTGAATTATAAGAGAGAGGAGCACGGAGAACACAAAGGCGTCACTAAGATTACAGAGGTTGCTTAGAGAACATGGTGTTTTCGTTGTTTCGGCTTTATTATTTTCCTTCCAGCTTTCGCACCTGCTTTACATAATCATATTGCAGATCTTCATGCATGGCAGCAACAGCTTTCTCAATTTTCTTCAACTGAGCTTTGTAGATATTGCTGATGATGGTATTACTGTTAACAGCAGTACCAAGTTCTTTAATTCTAGTACACAAATGAATCAGAACTTCTGCTTCCACGGTTTCGCTTCCGCTGTAACGAATGTATTTGGCGGCTGTTCTTGTAATTTTTCGAAGAGTCTTTTTTACAAAATAAACATTGCTCTTATTGATATCTTCAAACAGCCCGTCAACTTCTTCATTCACATGTTTGATGTATAACGCTGTATCATCAGCCTCAAATAACAAATAAGTAAGCAACTCCTTGTTCTCTTTCTTGAAACGTGCCAACCGCAAACAAAGCTCAGTTACTTTTGTTTGTGGCAGATTGATCAACTCCTGTTTAATTTCCTGTACTGTTGCTGCTTTCATTCGCTGCTGTTACTTTATTTCACTTCTACAACTTCAATTTCAAATACCAATGTACTGTTAGGTGGAATCTTCGCTGCCCTGGTGCGGATGGAATACGATAGCCCTGATGGAATAACCAACTTGATCTTCCCTCCCACTTTACAAAACGGCACACCCAACTGCCATCCTTTGATCAATCGGTTCAACGGAAATGTAGCCGGCTTATCTCTTGTTTGATCAAATACGGAACCATCACTTAACAAATACCCTTTGTAAAAAACAACCACGGTATCTGTTACCAATACTTGTCTGCCGGTACCATCTTTCATAATACTGTAATAAATATCATTTCCTTTTGTTTTTGCATCGGTCTTGCCATCTTTGATCATTTGCAGGATCATTTGCTCATCTGCTTCCATTTGTTTTACACTGTCAACATTTGAAAAAGGCGCAAGTACCGGTGCCTTGGAAGCGGTTGTTGTAAATTCTTTGAATGAACCGTTGACACGTTGTGCCCACAACTGTTGAACCTGTAATGCAAGTGGATATTTTTTCCGTAAAGAAGTAAAGCCGGTTGCTGTTTTTAGAAAACCCCAACGTCCATTTATTTTACAAGTGCCGATCAGTTTCCATTTGCTTTCTTTCGCTAAATAAACATAACCGGAGTAGAGCGTAAAGTTGGCAGCCGAATCGCTTGCGGTGGCAATATAAAGCTGCATTTTTTCATTTGCAGGAAGATCGTATTCCCATTCCAGTTCACCGGGCTTATCCAGTTCTACATCAATACCGGTTGCAACCACTTCAGCAGTTTCCGGAAATGTAAACACGATTTCTTTTTCTTTTTTATCGGCCTCAACAAACAATTTTACATCGCCTGCTTGCACTCCCGCTTTCACCTCTTTTCTTGTTTTGATCTCCTGCGCATTCACCTGTACAAGTACTCCACTTATACGAAGACTGTCGGGAAAAGAGTGAGTGGTATCAGAAAAATGAATCGCCGCTTTTCCAAGCGTAGCAGCGAAAATAAAAGCGATGCTGAAAAAACAGTATTTCATATTATAAAATAAGAAACCAAACATACTAAAAGCATGCATCACTGTAATGAAAAATAAAAAGGAAACAAAAAGCGGTGATCCATGCAGGGTTTGCTAACGTATCAACGTAATAACACCTTTGCGTTCAAAAATCTTTTCATCAATTCCCAACCCTCTGAACTGCCACACATACACACCGGGAAGTTGTGGCAATCCTTTAAATGTACCATCCCAGCCAGGTGCACCTGGTGTCCATGAGAAAAGTTGAAGCCCCCACCGGTTAAATACTCTGAATGAATAAACTGTTTTAATACCTTCTGATATCGGAATAACACGATCATTGAGTTGATCGTTGTTTGGTGTAAAAGCATTTGGAACAAAAATGGTGATCTCTTTAATTGTTTTCACCAATTGTGTATCGATGGTCAAGCAACCGGCTGCCGATGTAATTTGAATACGGTATAACTGATTGCTGATGGTTCCGTTTTGAAAGATGGGATTTAACAAGGCTGGATTATCAAGATACAGCGGCGGCATCCACAATACCTCTGCACCGAAGTTGCGTGCTGTTAATGTGAGTGCTGTATTTTGAAATGTATATTGTACAGGATATGTTATCCCGACAGCAGGCACTTCAATATTTATCTGGATACGCCTTGTTGGCAATTCACAGCCATCTCTGTTACGTACCATTGCAGAATAATTTCCCGTTGTTAATACTCGATAACGATTTTGTCGTGCACCGCTTATGGCCGCACCATCTTTGTACCACTGTACAAACATATCATCATCTACAACCAATACCGCACTATCGCCGGTGGTACTGCAGAAATCAGTTTTGCCTAACAACAGTAACGAGGTATCAGGGACGGATGAATTAACAAACACCGTATCTCGTTTAAAACAACCTCCGCCACCACTCGACACCGTTAGTACATACTGTGTTGGCAACAATGGACTCGCAAACGGATTTGAAATATTAGGATCGGATAAGCCGGTAACGGGCGACCATCGATAACTAAGACCCGGCTTTGCATTTTCTCCAATGAGTACAGGTGTAGTGCCACAATACAATGTATCCTTGCCTGCATTGGCAGGAAGGGTCAATGTATCTACTAAACGGGCATATAACGTGTCTTTACATCCATATCCGTCGTAAGGCGTTACTTCCACTGCTAACAAAGAACCGGTTGGATATGGTGGACGTAAAATGAGATTCGGGCTATTCCCTAATTGTTGTGTAAAGCTGCTGTTAAACCATTTGTACTCTTGAAAACCAAACGGTGCCACCACATTTACAGACGTATCGGCCGGACAAAATGTAGCACCTGTAAACTCACCGGTACATTCTGTATTTACATCGATATATGCATATCCAAAATGGCGAACAAATGTGCAATCGCTGGTTTTAAAAAACAAGCGGATCGTTTTACCTGCCTGTCCATTTAAATTGATCGTTACTGCTGTCCAGTCTTTGCACCAAACCGGTGTGTTCTCCACTTGCCTGTTTCCTGATTCAAAAAAGCCCGGCAATGCAGAACCAAAAGGGATGAATTTAAACGAAGAACATTCGATGAGTGTGTTATCTGTAACATTCGTTACTTCTATTTCTAAGCGAGGTTGTTCCGCATCACGATGATTAGGCCCTTCGAATACAACGGCATAATGATAGGTAATGGAATAGGTATTCATGTTCGCCGGTATCGTAAACTCATATGATAATCCTTCGGCTTGTGCACCACCTTGTGTATTCCCTAACTTTACAGAATAACCACTTCCATTAGGACAAACAACCGGAAAGTCGCCAAAGAAATCACGGTCAAATGCATTAGTAGCTCTTGAAAATATTTCATGTTGCCCACCATAAACAGCTCCTGTTGGATTGAGAGACATTACATTTTGTCCTGTACCTGCAGAAACAGAACCGGTATAAGCCGTCCAGTTATCAAAGCTTCCATTTTCAAAATCAATATTCGGAGGGCACTGTGCAACAGGTTGTAAACACAAGAGTAAAGCAGCAAGGGTACTTACCAGAAATGCAAGGAATTTTCCATGTTCTCGAGTCCTCATAATGTAGTAGACCGGGTAAGCAGGTGGAAGGCCCGGCCTACTAATTTAATCAAAATCGGCGAATTTGCTTTACAATTCAGGGTTATTTGTTTTTGTTGAAATGAATGCATTCACAGCAAGGGAATAGTGGAACAACAATTGGTGATTACACATAAAAAAGCCGGTCAGCTTTTGAACTGACCGGCTTAGCTTATTTCTGCATTCGTTATTTAGAAGGATCGCCTTTTTCAATTTCACGGTTCATTTCTTCCATATCTACCGGCTGCGAATCATCGCCCAGCAAATGACGGGAGAAATAATCACACATCTTCCAGAAGAAGTACTCCGTCATTGTGCCATAACCGTGACGCTGACCGGGAAGTACCACCAGTTCAAAACGCTTATTGGCTTTAATGAGAGCATTCGCCATGCGAAGTGTATTGGCAGGATGTACGTTGTTATCAATATCACCATGACTCAGCATCAAATGACCTTTCAGGTTTTTTGCCAATTCAGGATTCCGTTCAATTGAATAAATAAAACTGGTATCGCCTTTATCATTCACCTGCTCTTTTACGCCATGATGTTTTTCGCTCCACCAACGGTTGTAAATATTGTTTTCATGATTACCTGCACTGCTCACTGCTACTTTAAAGAAATCGGGATACACCAACATCGCTGCTGTGCTCATAAAACCACCACCGCTATGTCCATGAATACCCACTTTGTTTGCATCGATAAACTTATGACGATAGCTCAGTTGTTCGATCGCAGTTTTCTTATCCTCCAAACCATAATCACGCAGGTTACCATACCCATAGTTATGATACCATTTGCTGCGTGATGGATGTCCACCTCTGTTACCAACGGTAATCACCACAAATCCTAATTGTGCCAGGCGATCCACACGATCCATTCCACGGCCAAATGCTTTATTCACGGCTTCCGTTTGCGGACCCGGATATACATACTCAATGATGGGATAAGTTTTTGTACTGTCGAAATCAAACGGCTTATACATAACACCATACAGATCTGTAATGCCATCAGCTGCTTTTACTTTAAATGGTTCAGGAAATTTGTAACCCGCTTCAAACAAACCACTCATATCTGTTTTCTCCAACTGCATAATGGTTCTGCCATTGTTGTCCTGCAACAACGACACAGGGGCTGTATTCACTCGTGAATAGGTGTTGATGAAATAGCGGCTGTTATCGTCCATGCTTGCACTGTTATCGAAATTCGTTTCTGTAAGCTGCTTTAATCCTGTACCATCAAAGTTGATACGATACAGGTGGAGATAGTATGGATCTTCGTTGACGTTACGGCCATTCGCTGTGAAATACAATACACGGTTTTTTTCATCAATGCTTTCAATGTCTTCGCAATGGAAAGCACCACTGGTGATTTGATTTTTGAGTTTACCATTTTCATCATACAAATAAAAATGTGCCCAGCCATCACGCTCACTCCACTGGATCATTTCTTTACCGCCGTTCACCAAACCAAGCCGACGATTTTCAACATAGGTATTCATGCGTTCTTCAATGATCGGTGTAACGGTAGCAGTTGCAACATTCACCGCACAAACGTCGATGCGTTTCAGATCACGACTGGTGCGTGCCATGTAAAACTTTTCGTTGGTACCATGCCAGATCGTTGCACGGTTTTCTTCATCACGCTGATTTTGTTTTAACGGTGCCGACCATACAGCGATCTCCTGATCTTTAAATGCTGACGCACTGATCTTCTTTGAGGTTTTGCTGTCGAAATTGAAAACATATACTTCACGGATCGGCGCTTCTTTTTCACCCGGCATCTGGTACTTGTATGTTTCCAATGTAGGACGTGGTTCCGCAATATTGTTGATCACCCACAGATCTTTCACCTTACGGTTATCCGTACGTGTAAGTGCAAAATGTTTGCCATCGGGGCTCCACATTACAAATGCAGACTTGCGTTTATTCTTGTTCAACTCTTTTTCTACATTGGTCTCGTTACCAAAACCTCCGCCATAACCATAGTCTTCCACACCATCGGTTGTTAACTGATATTCAACAATGGTACTGTCATCTTCTTTGATCTGCGCTTTGCGGTAGTTAGCACTATCCATGTAATACAGGTTGTGCTTCTTTGAAAAAAGAACATATTTTTTATCAGGCGAAAATGTAGCCCATGTTAAACGGTCTTTTGGTTTTTCGTAATCTTTCAATTCAGTTAATACACCTGTGTTGAGGTTATATTCGAAGTAGAAGATTTTTTTCTGGGTTGCAGCCGGAGCACCGGGGCGGGCTCCACCTCTTCCACCGGCACCTGTGGCACGGGTAGTGGTATCTTTCTTTACTTCATCGATCGTACTTTTTACTTCGAACTGAATGCTGTTCTCATCGTTTGTAAACTTCAATCGTTCGATTG
It encodes the following:
- a CDS encoding AAA domain-containing protein — its product is MHPHIQTLLTCIDLEEKEQANRYKLDQTHTLRQLKAEGLALHPIVVTRRNFGYADYPEITFKLNFPPEVNLFRDGAAIECFITGEEPVKGVLLNLDGKNGEFRLFAPDFPDWIEDDGVGIKLAPDTRTSSIMKKVMQGLEKNEPLFQLFEQLHAANPVAESSAPAAMPSLDFRNAKLNASQQQAVSAVVQNENICIVHGPPGTGKTTTLIEAILQLIKAGEKVIVAAPSNTAVDHLAKGLIQQGVNLLRVGNISKVDEQIFTHTPEGKLKTSNAQKEIKQLKIRAEEFRKMALKYKRSFGKAEREQRSLLFKEVKNIRTEIKKLQAYNEEKLFAEATVIAGTPIGLYDAGINHLHFQTLVIDEAGQCMEPLAWCIFPLADKVVLAGDHWQLPPTVLSREAAALGFNESILERAVSKTEHVILLNTQYRMRQAIAGFSSHYFYTNLLHTAEHLQNTGVHLTFIDTAGSGYNEKHGPDGSSLQNEGELAIVQKIMETETLDLLTTAFISPYAGQVSAAKELLPKQLRISTIDSFQGQEKEAIVLSLVRSNDEGEIGFLKDYRRMNVAMTRAKEQLFVIGDSATIGADPFYNKFLTYVEEYGTYRTVWEFEL
- a CDS encoding T9SS type B sorting domain-containing protein, which translates into the protein MRTREHGKFLAFLVSTLAALLLCLQPVAQCPPNIDFENGSFDNWTAYTGSVSAGTGQNVMSLNPTGAVYGGQHEIFSRATNAFDRDFFGDFPVVCPNGSGYSVKLGNTQGGAQAEGLSYEFTIPANMNTYSITYHYAVVFEGPNHRDAEQPRLEIEVTNVTDNTLIECSSFKFIPFGSALPGFFESGNRQVENTPVWCKDWTAVTINLNGQAGKTIRLFFKTSDCTFVRHFGYAYIDVNTECTGEFTGATFCPADTSVNVVAPFGFQEYKWFNSSFTQQLGNSPNLILRPPYPTGSLLAVEVTPYDGYGCKDTLYARLVDTLTLPANAGKDTLYCGTTPVLIGENAKPGLSYRWSPVTGLSDPNISNPFASPLLPTQYVLTVSSGGGGCFKRDTVFVNSSVPDTSLLLLGKTDFCSTTGDSAVLVVDDDMFVQWYKDGAAISGARQNRYRVLTTGNYSAMVRNRDGCELPTRRIQINIEVPAVGITYPVQYTFQNTALTLTARNFGAEVLWMPPLYLDNPALLNPIFQNGTISNQLYRIQITSAAGCLTIDTQLVKTIKEITIFVPNAFTPNNDQLNDRVIPISEGIKTVYSFRVFNRWGLQLFSWTPGAPGWDGTFKGLPQLPGVYVWQFRGLGIDEKIFERKGVITLIR
- a CDS encoding S9 family peptidase; this translates as MRILSVILLAMFSIALQAQQPAPKKANYALAARFAPGKISKMLFSTSVDPHWLKLSDRFWYVYETRDGKYWYIVDAAKGTKRNMFDNAKLAAEITKIVKDPFDAQHLPIERLKFTNDENSIQFEVKSTIDEVKKDTTTRATGAGGRGGARPGAPAATQKKIFYFEYNLNTGVLTELKDYEKPKDRLTWATFSPDKKYVLFSKKHNLYYMDSANYRKAQIKEDDSTIVEYQLTTDGVEDYGYGGGFGNETNVEKELNKNKRKSAFVMWSPDGKHFALTRTDNRKVKDLWVINNIAEPRPTLETYKYQMPGEKEAPIREVYVFNFDSKTSKKISASAFKDQEIAVWSAPLKQNQRDEENRATIWHGTNEKFYMARTSRDLKRIDVCAVNVATATVTPIIEERMNTYVENRRLGLVNGGKEMIQWSERDGWAHFYLYDENGKLKNQITSGAFHCEDIESIDEKNRVLYFTANGRNVNEDPYYLHLYRINFDGTGLKQLTETNFDNSASMDDNSRYFINTYSRVNTAPVSLLQDNNGRTIMQLEKTDMSGLFEAGYKFPEPFKVKAADGITDLYGVMYKPFDFDSTKTYPIIEYVYPGPQTEAVNKAFGRGMDRVDRLAQLGFVVITVGNRGGHPSRSKWYHNYGYGNLRDYGLEDKKTAIEQLSYRHKFIDANKVGIHGHSGGGFMSTAAMLVYPDFFKVAVSSAGNHENNIYNRWWSEKHHGVKEQVNDKGDTSFIYSIERNPELAKNLKGHLMLSHGDIDNNVHPANTLRMANALIKANKRFELVVLPGQRHGYGTMTEYFFWKMCDYFSRHLLGDDSQPVDMEEMNREIEKGDPSK
- a CDS encoding FKBP-type peptidyl-prolyl cis-trans isomerase yields the protein MKYCFFSIAFIFAATLGKAAIHFSDTTHSFPDSLRISGVLVQVNAQEIKTRKEVKAGVQAGDVKLFVEADKKEKEIVFTFPETAEVVATGIDVELDKPGELEWEYDLPANEKMQLYIATASDSAANFTLYSGYVYLAKESKWKLIGTCKINGRWGFLKTATGFTSLRKKYPLALQVQQLWAQRVNGSFKEFTTTASKAPVLAPFSNVDSVKQMEADEQMILQMIKDGKTDAKTKGNDIYYSIMKDGTGRQVLVTDTVVVFYKGYLLSDGSVFDQTRDKPATFPLNRLIKGWQLGVPFCKVGGKIKLVIPSGLSYSIRTRAAKIPPNSTLVFEIEVVEVK